The Oxyura jamaicensis isolate SHBP4307 breed ruddy duck chromosome 5, BPBGC_Ojam_1.0, whole genome shotgun sequence region AAGACGAAATGCTTTCCAACCAACGCTGCCCAGCCCTGACTCCAGCAGCCCCAAAGGCACAAATTACAGGTTAGGAAGGATTGCATAAAACTCAAATTCTACTTGTTGGGCTAAGATGCCCAGCGCTGCTGCACATCATGGTTTGAGCCACTCCAAAACCCCCAGTCTGCTCAGCGAGGCAGGGCCACAGGCTGCCTGAGGAGAACCTGAACCCAACACGCAACTGGTACTAAGGCAACAAATAACCTTTGTTCAGACACCTGGGATAAAAATGGCACCGCTGTCACAATGGGTTTCCTGTGGGACTGTGAtccctggaggagcagggatgGGACCACTGCTGGAGCAGGCCCAGCCATCTGGAGCTCCAAGCAGGACACTTCATCTGCCCTGAGGCACAGACCTCCCATCCACTTGGGCCCTGGGATGGACCAGGCTCCTGGCAAGGCTTGAGGCCAACAGACTCTGCCCGGGCTGCTCAGGACCAGCCTGACACCCTCAGCACCAGTCCTGGCACCAAAGGAGAGCATCTACAAGCTCTACTTGCTGTTGTAGGGGCTTTAATCAACCTCATGGCTGGCGGAAGCACAGCTCCACAGGGGCACCTGCCCCAGCTGTGACTATCCTcataatcctttttttctaaGCCATGGCCCTTTTAGGAAGCCAAACTGTCACGTTTTGGGATAGTCCATTGAGcgtacttaaaaaaaatgtcagagtaTTCTTTGGTAGCCAGGGGCTCTTCCTTCCCAGCTTCAGCAGCAAGGCaacaggagcagctgggagagacgGTGGGGTGCAAGGGAGACCTTGCAGCCAGTGGCTCAGGCTTCTGCTCCTCCCCTGAAGATTTGCCCCAtgccttccccctccctgctgACCCCTCCACTGCTCATCCTTTGGCCAGCCCCGGCGATGCTCTGCTGACAGCCTGTCATCAGAGTACCACCAGGAAGAGGCCACAGGTCTTCCCAAAGTCAAGGTGGGGCGCAGCACCGTGGCAGGAGGtgcagcagaagagctggcagcagcccaggcaggcACCATGGGGTGCCACCACTCAACCACCGCCCCAGCTCTCTGGTGCTGAGCACTCACGAGGAGACTCAGCATCTGTGACGGGTACGGTCTGAAGCGACGTGTAACATGTTCAGGCAGAAATTTGATGAGAGAAACAAATGACTCAACAGCAGCTGTGTTAAAAGtgttatatatttattgcaatcttaacaaaaatacttttgagaGAGAGGATTTTTCAGCATGGACAAGACACGGAGACagtggggctgagcacagcagttTGCTTTAACACGGGCACTTACTTCAACAGCCAGCTAACATGCTGTGTGCAGGAGGAAGTATCCTGTGCGAGCCAGTACAGAAAAGCCATTCCACCAAGGGGTCTACACAGGGCAGGCAACAggtccccagagctgggccCATCTGTAATAGTCCACAGAGGAAACTGGGGGAGAACTCAGTCAGTCCATAGTACAAGGTCCCTTCTCCAGACCACAGCCCAGCCTCTGGGGGGCTGTATGAAGGTTGCAATTCCTGTGCAAGAACAAGgggttctctctctctcaaggCATCTGTGCAGGCAAACTGTTGGCAGCGATGATGCCAACAGCACCCTTAACTCCCTCCAGCGCTCAGCACTGGTGGGAGCCACCTCCTCTGCTGACCTGAGGGTTCCTGCATGGAATCCCCCCAGACAACATCAAAGGAACTAATCCTATCAGTATATCCATGGGAGAACATCAGCAGGGacaaattattataaaaatataaaatactacCTCTAATTTATAGCAGCAGCACTGTATTGACTCAGAAAGCCTTTAAAACATATcaccatttttcatttctctgtgattCATATTATTAGATCCACTTACACCACTTTCCCCAATCTTCCCTTCAACTGAAGAGAGACTGTGACTTTTGCAGAACACAAACGGTACAACAGAAGTAAAAGGACATCCTCACAGGAAGGTAAGTGCCCTGGTCTGGCGCCAGCACTATGAGGAACTTCCTTTGCATGAAACCAAAGTGGGTCATTCCTCAGAAGAAAGGAGGTCTTTTTTACCAGACCTCTACTTCCTTGAGCAAGGGCCTCTTACCAaaccactaaaaataaattactcgAATTAGGATTACAGAacaattaagaagaaaaaaggaaaagaacatcaGGAATGCCTGACACAGGAGACATACTATGCTTTCAAAGGATAGGCCAATAGACTGAAGAAGACCCTTCAAGAAGACATAAAATGAGCCATCCTTCTGCTATTCTGAGCTATCCTTCTGCCAATGTTCCATTCCTGCTGAAATTTATACAGCTTTTTGGCTAAGCCTGTAGCCCACATGTTATGTGATGATGGGCATTCATGTTAACTTGAATAGTTTTCAGCAACCCACCTTTCCCCACAATAGAACAGCCCAGAGAGCAGTGGTGTGCTAACTGTGTGTGGATAACACCTTGGCCCTCTTCCCTGCTGAGGCACGACACGATAATGGTCCAGATTTATCCAGAGATGGGGGCAGCACAGTAGGTGCAGACGTGCAAatcaagcagaaaacagagatgcTGTAAAAAGCTGCCACATATGTTATCACCACCTGAGGTGACATTATTAAAGACTAGTTTAGGAATTGGGATTGTACACGGAAACCTCATGCAGCactaaagcaattaaaatgttttaacagtTCTTTCTTGCATCTCTAAGGGGAAAGGAAGCAGTATAAAACCAACATGTTTAAGAACTTAAACTGTACAGCTGGGAATTGAGGTTGTAAACTCTTCATGGCAGGAGAACACAGTACAGATTCTACCCTAAGTAATACTGAGCATGTCCAAAGTAACTGTACTGAAGTTGACAGAGTTACAGTGACACAAAACCAAATTGTTTCTTGAGGTCAGAAGCAGGCCCTGTATCTTCCCTTGTTTCTGTGCAGTCTCACAttttgaggagggagaggtgATTCAAAACTAAAGATTACAACatgcaagaaaataatatgaTACAATTTTAAGAGCTGTCATATTACGAAATAACCGTATTTTAAGTGCAATTGTGAAAGGTAGGTCAGGGTTTCAGAAAGACTTGAGGAGACAGAGATTAAACTATTTGATATAAATGCACGTGGTATTGCAGCATCCAGGCACATGCCATAGCAGCCCTTCTCAGCAGTCTAATGCCACACAGAGCTCAGATCTTCTCTCCTGTCGTTCTGATGGCAGAAGGTTCTCTCAGCTTtgtgctttcttcccttccctgcatATGCTCTGCTTTTATATACCTTTCCCCAAACCTATGCCTAACAGTCACAGTAAGCCCTGAATTGCCCATTATTGCTGaacacaagataaaaataatgagCAATAAATCTTTAGAGTTCTAAGGATGCATCCGTTAGTTAAGACTCTGCCGAGTGCATACACTAATTCACAGGAAGATGATGGGAAGGCAGTATCAGGGTAAATTTGTGGGTTGATTGCAAAGGGAGCTCTCTAGGACACTGCCTCCATAAATAAAGTTTCACAGGCACAAAAAGAGATCAAGATAATGATTCCCTACTTTATCTCTTAGCTTACAGAGCATTTAAAGCAtggggaaaacagcaaaatctcCTAATCTCTATGAATAGAAAGATGCCCTACATCCCAAGCTCTATAAGGTCTGAGATTCCTCTTTGCCACTGCAGAGGGACAGCACTACTATTCAGCTGCCATAATTCACAGTGCTTTGTTAGATGTTAGCTGGGGGACGGGGTGGCTGTTGACCTTCCCCACATAGTACTAATACACATGTAGAGGCCATGTGAGCATGCAGCAGCTCAGGACAGGGCACCCTTCTTTATATGAAGCAGACTAAAAATGGTGTTTTCTCTTTCGTGACCTGGTAGTCCGTGCAGGAGGAGTCTGTTTTGAGGGGGTTTGGTTAGACTCTGCACTGGGCTCAGGGGCTGGTTTTGTGCAAGCTGCTTGCAGAAGAGACCCCTGTATGACACTAGGACCCTGTATCCTATGGAAAGCCTGGACCCCATCACGGATTTCTGATAGGGTTTGGCACATCTGGCCAACCTGGCTGGTGAGGTCAGCCATCTTCTGGCCGATGACATGCATGCTCTCTGCCATGTCCCTGTGAATagccaccagctcctggcagaACTGCCTGAACAGCTCTGTTTGCTGCGAGTGCGAATGAAGAAGCTGGCGATCGAAGCTGGAGAGGGGCGGGCTCCTTGTGCGGGGGTGTGGGGGTCTGCAGGACGAGGAGGTGCGTGGTGATGGACGGTGCAATTCCTGCCTTTGGCTGATAGCTTCTGAGTGCTCCGACGAGGAAGAGGTGTGGAGGAAGGAGGGCCCAGAGAGCTGGCTGACTCCTGCACTGGCCCTCTTCAGCGAGGAGGAGCAGTGTTCCCGAGAAGTGCCTGGCATCTCTTCATCTTCGTCAGcttaaacagaaaaggaagcatgAATTATTAATGGGAAAACCCTCTCAACTCTGACTTTTGTTTCAAGGTATCTCAAAGCACATGGAAAAAGAGTCCCCCCCCCACCTGCAGCCTGTAGATGCTGGCGTGTAACTCAACATGCACGTGCTGCAATGTTAGCAGCTGGCTGACAAGCTTAGCCACAGGAGGCCTGAAGAGCAGGCAAACCCAGCCAACTGAGGAGGAGTCCAAGCTGCCATGGTGTCTTCTACATAGCATTACTCATTACTAGAAGATCAACCGATTTCAGACCATAGCAATGACTTACTTTCTGCAAAATCACAACTAGCTAGAACACTCCAGTATTTTGGGGAGACAAAGGTGCCTAGCCTTTGGTTGAGCCTCAAAATACCCGACACATTTGGTTCCTCATGCCAGACCCCTGCTCCCACGTTATTTCTTACATCCTCCTCATCAAGAAAGACACAGATGTACCAAGTGCTGCTCACAAAGTCTGTACTGCAAGGCCACTATGTGGCTTGCCACCACTGAGTATGGTGAACAGACAGTCAGGCACAGCAGCAACAGGACCTCGTATTTACCGGGCAAGCATACGTgatgcaaaaacaaaatcaaagcaaaacgCTACCAGAAAGTTCTTGTTAGTCTGATAAATATCTAGTGATGTGCCAGTTCATGGGTACAGGCATGCCAAGTATAAGAAGAGATGATATTTCAGTTGTTGCAACTGTCCACTATCTCCTTGCTCTAGCTGTATTAATTTTACCTCTGAAATAGCACAACTGGCTCCCAAGATAGATGCAAAGAATGACCAAGTCCCACTTCGTCAGTACTTGAAAGATTTTCATCCTTGCATTCCCACTAGCAGTCTTACTTCAGATATGAGATAAGACCTAAGATGATAGGACAGTGCCATCCATGATGTATTAGTTGGCCTACTTCCAAGAAgttatttcctctttctctcctgtgtATCTCTAAAAGCTCACAGATCAAGAAGTTTCCACCACCACACAAGAAAACCGTATATATGCAACTGGGGAAAGGCTTGCAAAAAGCAGCTCGTGGTTCAGTACTGGAAGGTATCCGAGAACAGTGATGCAGGAAGATTAACTTAGAAAGCAGGGCCTGTAGTTTCTTAAAAAAGAGTGGAGAAGGGAGACATTATCATCTACCTTTTCCATAGCACTTGCACTGAGCCTTCAGACCACTAGTAAGAAACCACTAGTGGCCTGGCCTCGTGCCACCAATGGCAGTGATCACTGAGCTACACCCAAGAGCCCTCTTGAAAGGAAGACGGTTACCATGCAGCGATCCATTAGTGACAGGCACACGGCTCACAGCTTGACAGCTCTGCCGTTTTACTGGGGTGCATGCAAGATGAAGAACTCCTAATCCTTCCCAAATGCTCTTTCACGGACTGGAGGCAGTTGCACTTCAACTACTGCTGTTCCCTCACTTGTAGGATTAGTTCAGGCTTATGACCTGTTAAGAAAGCGTAATCCAATGTCTACCCTTACAAGACAGAACGGAAAAGGActagataaatagataaagatGATGTTAACTCAGAAACAACCTTCCCTCAATCCATCTCATCACCCCATGATCACCAGAGCCTTGCCTTGAAACCAAACACTGCAGCAGGACCTGGCTTGACGGGCAACCCAGCACCTCACAAAACACACAACGCTCCTCCAGTGTCAAACTGAGAAAGGCAAGCATAAGACAGAGAGGTGTTAAGGCAATGATACTTACAGCTCGTTGACGGGCTGTCAACCACGTCCAGATCCGCTCTCCGGAAGCCGTGCATCTGGCGTGATGAATGCAGCGTTGACTCGATGGCTCTCTCGTGGGCGGTCAGGACGATGGCCGAGGGCCGCCCCTTGCTGGTGGGGCTAGAGAGGGACCTCTGCATGAATGCCAGTTTGTCCTTGGTCCTTCTCTTCATGTCGTCCCATCTGTGTTTAATGTCTTTTACAGACCTGGGGACCTGGCTCACTGATGTGATCTGCCTGGCTATGTCTTCCCAGATCTTGTCCCTGTCAGCATGGGATAGACGCATTGTCTCCCTCCCAAACAGCATGGCTTCATTGCGGGTCACCTCAGTGACCAGAATGTCCAGTTCTTCCTTGGAAAACTTGGGCTTCCTCTTTCGTTCAGCCATGTTCCTTGGGTTGAACATCCCACAAAGCACAATTGGGTGAAAGGAAATCAGCGCAAAGTATCCCCCTGCATCCAACCACTTGACCAGTGCTGCGCCTGGGCAGAGGAGTTTGGTGGGATCCAGCTTCCCCCCACCCTCAAAAGCCTCTCGGTTTTCCCTCAATCACACCAAGAAAAGGCAGCAGTCgctttgtttttaagaggcaacttacaagcttaaaaaaaaacaaaaaacaacaaacaacgAAAGACAAACACCAAGCGAGACTAGTGTGAAGGAGCCTTCTCAGCTTAGCagttaaaatcaaattttacgCTTAGCCTGATGCCCTGGCTCATACAGGAGGATTTCAGTACAGCCTCGTATCAGTTGCTGCAGTttgtatacagaaaaaaaagcatgaggACTCAATCATATTCACGAATTAGCTTCTAAGGTGACATTGCTCGAAAACAGGTTCTTGAGGAAATTTAGAGGCCTGAAACATATCTCATTGTTCTGCCTGGCAGAACATGCCATGGAAACTTTTACACTACCCTTTTTGTTAAAACTCACAGAATCTCATGCAGAGcatgagtgttttttttaatttatttattttcaggcgACAGAGATTTTAAGTAGATTCATGGgcaatttctgtaatttgtttttcctaaggaaaagtCTCTTCTTCAGCACCATGGTACTGAGCCTCCAACGTCTGTCTGCTTCACAgtaagcttttgttttaccCAGAAATGGTTGCCATTTCCTATTGTTCTCAAAAGGAATGAGGCCACCCACTTGCTTTTCTTGGCTAGGCTTcgctgtcactgctgctgacaGGATCCTGTGCCTAGCCTCTGGTGCTTCAAAAGAACAACACGCAGCCTCAGCCCactgaggagcagcagccatTCTGAGAACGAGCAATTCTGTGTGGCGCCTCCAAGGGGGGGAGGCGGGAGCATTCGTTTTTCCAGCTACAGTcaaaggaaactttaaaaaataagcaaaatattagtcctgaatatgttttttttattgggaaaaaaaaaaagagtgcatCTATTCCCTAGGGGAGGAGAAAACGGATTGTGTGAATATGCAATTCTGTGTGTAAACAGGGTGGGATTGCGGATAGAGGAGTAATCCGCAGCCTGGGCGATGGGAACCGGCGTGTAAGCATGcaatgcagcactgcagggatCAGGCGGCCATGGACGAGAAGAACCACTGGGATATCTTAGTGCATGTGTTGATCTGAATTATAACAGAGTGAAGTAAAGGTCAAAACAGTTTCTCTAGTGTTATACACtttagaaaatactgcttttactTCTCTTCGAGGAGTTTAAAGCAGGtatgctggttttttttttgagagaggtCAACTTTTTCAGCGTTCATGTGATAAAATTCTAcgtattttaaaaggaagttctCAGAAATTTGCGTCGGCATAAACTTCTTGTTGAGAACACAACACATCCGAGGTAAAAGACTTCAGCGTTAATATAAATCATTCCCCAAACCGTTACTACAAACCTAGAAAACTAACATTTAAAAAGGATATCAAGATGTAACACAGAAGTAAAACATCTTCATAGTTAGGACACCTAACAACCTTGGTATTGCTCTAAAGTGACACCGTGGGAGGGAAAACATATTGGCCTCCTCACATGCTGAATTTTCTGTTCAATGtcacaaattaaatgaaagcaaagatgcTGTTGTTAGCATTATTGTgatattaatggaaaaaaatctcgCTGGGATAGCTCTGACCCTCCTATTCCAAGAAATGACATTTAATCCTAAAATCTAGGCTGGATGTCCTATCTCTCACAGCCAGACTTTTGCCACCCCACAGTACTTTCTGAGAAGCTGGAACGAGCCAAAGGCCTCACTTGTCCCACATTGGTGATGGCCCTGCTGGCACCCCAGGCCTTTCAGCACTGCCATGGCCCAGCAGAAGAGGTGGTTTGGGGTACACTCATGTGAAAGAGCCTGTAGGCTTCAGACTAAGAAAAACTCCCAGAAAGGTAAAGTGACTCTCGTCAACCATCATCCTAGTTTCTTCTTAGCACTGTTACACTTCCGTTTAACAAATcttgctgccactgctgccttCCATCAGGGAAAGTGTCAGAAGCTGTTAACCTTGGTTGAAGCTGAAACACCAGTGGGAAATGCTGCTCAGACCCAAGACACCTGGGGAGAGCCGGGAGCTAAGTGCACAGAAGTATTTCACTGGGCCAACTGTAAATTAATCCTTGAGATACTGACTGCTGAAGCTTCATTTAGGTAGGGACACAAGGAGAGTTTAGGGAAGATGGTAATTAAATGATGGAGAGCCAGCAAAGCACTTGGGACAcaaatctcaaaataaataaataaataaataaaaaataaaaggaaaagggagttTTCCCATCTGAAcactggaagaggggaagaggCTATGTGAAGCACTGAGCAAGAGAACGTTAACTATTTGGTTTTTATCATATCCAGCAAAGTTGGGctttgtgtgtattttctttgaGTACCCACAACTGCACAGAACCATCAGTTCTTCCCTGCAGTGGAAACAAACCTGCACTGACAAGCTGCTCTGGTGAAAAGGAGTGACACTATTTTGCTAAGTGTCCCCTGGCAGAGGTGAACTTGCAGTACGTAATTCTCTCAGGAGCTGCTCAGAGCCTCTGATGGGGTCAGGAAATCTGAGCTTTTTCTACTCTGCTGAACCTATGGCTCCTGTCACCTGCACAACTGCACTGACAAGGAATTAAGAGTCCCTTTTTACTCTTCCCAGACGTGGTATCCCATTAAGTGCATTTAGCACAATGTCTGGCAGACCCAGCTATTCAGGTTTCAGGGTTTCCTCacacctgctccagcaggactTTGGTCAAAACTATTTACAACAATGTAAGTATT contains the following coding sequences:
- the LOC118167610 gene encoding myb-related transcription factor, partner of profilin-like — encoded protein: MFNPRNMAERKRKPKFSKEELDILVTEVTRNEAMLFGRETMRLSHADRDKIWEDIARQITSVSQVPRSVKDIKHRWDDMKRRTKDKLAFMQRSLSSPTSKGRPSAIVLTAHERAIESTLHSSRQMHGFRRADLDVVDSPSTSSDEDEEMPGTSREHCSSSLKRASAGVSQLSGPSFLHTSSSSEHSEAISQRQELHRPSPRTSSSCRPPHPRTRSPPLSSFDRQLLHSHSQQTELFRQFCQELVAIHRDMAESMHVIGQKMADLTSQVGQMCQTLSEIRDGVQAFHRIQGPSVIQGSLLQAACTKPAPEPSAESNQTPSKQTPPARTTRSRKRKHHF